One genomic region from Vannielia litorea encodes:
- a CDS encoding MFS transporter: MATEIEFSFKALSHAARRHIRVFQIHQFLDRFAMGLTVAVVALALTDRGMDLFQISLLFGVYSLTTMTMELPFGGLADAIGRKPVFLSAVVASLISLALFLSSSSFTVLALSFAFIGFGRALRSGTLDAWFVETFREAAPNVDVQPALAKAQWANAMGLATGAVFGGLLPDLFGAAGLRHGISVYDVSYAASFAVMIGVLLFTYFAISEPPRPLRPSALKQGFATVPSVIAEASALALKHATLSLLLAALALFAMATNPVEVIWPTYAKPMLDEGFANTAIGALTATYFFAIALGATLSPYVSRVFQRRHAVTLAATFACLAVLQVILAMQVGIVGFIGVFIAYSISLGVSETPASSLLHRCVENHQRSTMLSLRSLLQQLGAMIGLVMVGALAEAYSTPIAWSAAAAFLLLALMLSWILAKRLAAAPV; encoded by the coding sequence TCCAGATACACCAGTTCCTCGACCGCTTCGCGATGGGCCTCACCGTGGCCGTCGTCGCCCTCGCCCTGACCGACCGCGGCATGGACCTGTTTCAGATCTCGCTGCTCTTCGGCGTCTACTCCCTCACAACCATGACGATGGAACTCCCCTTCGGCGGATTGGCCGACGCAATCGGCCGCAAACCGGTGTTCCTCTCCGCGGTCGTGGCCAGCCTGATCTCGCTGGCGCTCTTCCTGTCGTCCAGCAGCTTCACCGTCCTCGCGCTCTCCTTCGCCTTCATCGGCTTTGGCCGCGCGCTGCGCTCCGGCACGCTCGACGCATGGTTTGTCGAAACGTTTCGAGAAGCCGCACCGAATGTCGATGTCCAACCCGCGCTCGCCAAGGCGCAATGGGCCAATGCGATGGGCCTCGCAACCGGCGCCGTGTTCGGCGGCCTCCTGCCCGACCTCTTCGGCGCGGCGGGCCTGCGCCACGGGATCAGCGTCTATGACGTGTCCTACGCCGCCAGCTTTGCCGTGATGATCGGCGTTCTGCTCTTCACCTACTTCGCCATCTCGGAGCCGCCACGCCCCCTCCGCCCGAGCGCCCTCAAGCAGGGCTTCGCCACCGTGCCTTCGGTCATTGCCGAGGCCAGCGCTTTGGCCCTGAAGCACGCCACCCTGTCACTGCTCCTCGCGGCCTTGGCCCTCTTCGCGATGGCAACCAACCCGGTCGAGGTGATCTGGCCGACCTATGCCAAGCCCATGCTGGACGAAGGCTTTGCCAACACCGCCATCGGTGCCCTCACCGCAACCTACTTCTTTGCAATTGCCCTCGGCGCCACCCTGTCCCCCTATGTCAGCCGCGTCTTCCAGCGGCGCCACGCCGTCACGCTCGCCGCGACCTTCGCCTGCCTCGCGGTGCTCCAAGTCATCTTGGCCATGCAGGTGGGCATCGTCGGTTTCATCGGCGTCTTCATCGCCTATTCCATCAGCCTCGGCGTCAGCGAAACACCCGCCAGCAGTCTCCTGCATCGCTGCGTGGAGAACCATCAGCGCTCCACCATGCTCTCCCTGCGCTCCCTCCTGCAGCAACTCGGCGCCATGATCGGGCTGGTGATGGTCGGAGCCCTGGCCGAAGCCTACTCCACGCCCATCGCATGGAGCGCCGCTGCGGCCTTCCTGCTGCTGGCCTTGATGCTGAGCTGGATACTCGCCAAACGCCTCGCCGCCGCCCCCGTTTAG
- a CDS encoding isopenicillin N synthase family dioxygenase, whose product MIPRIDAKALLGGEAAALEAVRAAAFDTGFMVLENTPFAPERMARLIETYRAFFHLPEAEKARVDMAATGSNRGWGGMRSEQVDPESNPDLKEVFDCGYEWPGAADAGAPERYYAPNLWPEAPEGFRAEVEGYYREALGFCRELLGAVAEAIGEDRGYFAEKFAHPMALLRANFYPARPAWAGDKDFGIAPHTDYGCLTLLATDGAAGLEVLRRDGTWEPVAAAPGAFVINFGEMLEMWSGGRVKATLHRVKGGAAERISIPLFFNPEWDADVSPEGAEAPIRAGDHLSKRYDETYLHMSKAGR is encoded by the coding sequence ATGATCCCGAGAATTGATGCGAAGGCCCTGCTGGGCGGAGAGGCGGCGGCGCTGGAGGCGGTGCGGGCTGCGGCCTTTGATACCGGCTTCATGGTGCTGGAGAACACGCCCTTTGCGCCCGAGCGGATGGCGCGGCTGATCGAGACCTACCGCGCGTTCTTTCACCTTCCCGAGGCGGAGAAGGCGCGGGTGGACATGGCGGCGACCGGCTCCAACCGGGGCTGGGGCGGGATGCGCAGCGAGCAGGTGGACCCGGAGAGCAACCCGGACCTCAAGGAGGTGTTCGACTGCGGGTATGAGTGGCCGGGTGCGGCGGATGCGGGTGCGCCGGAGCGTTACTATGCGCCGAACTTATGGCCGGAGGCGCCCGAGGGCTTCCGGGCCGAGGTGGAGGGATATTACCGGGAGGCGCTGGGGTTTTGCCGGGAGCTGCTGGGGGCTGTGGCGGAAGCGATTGGGGAGGATCGGGGATATTTTGCCGAGAAGTTCGCGCATCCGATGGCGCTGCTCAGGGCCAACTTCTACCCCGCGCGGCCGGCCTGGGCAGGCGACAAGGACTTCGGCATCGCGCCGCACACAGATTACGGCTGCCTGACCCTGCTGGCGACCGACGGGGCGGCGGGGCTTGAGGTGCTGCGGCGGGACGGCACGTGGGAGCCGGTGGCGGCGGCGCCGGGGGCTTTTGTGATCAACTTCGGCGAGATGCTGGAGATGTGGTCAGGCGGGCGGGTGAAGGCCACGCTGCACCGGGTGAAGGGCGGCGCTGCGGAGCGGATTTCGATTCCGCTGTTCTTCAACCCCGAGTGGGATGCGGATGTGTCGCCCGAGGGCGCGGAGGCGCCGATCCGGGCGGGGGACCATCTGTCGAAGCGGTATGACGAAACCTACCTGCATATGAGCAAGGCGGGGCGCTGA
- the tpiA gene encoding triose-phosphate isomerase, which translates to MRKKLAAGNWKMNGLKANLAEVTALTEAHGAPGVDILLCPPATLIAPMAAAAEGSALATGGQDCHAAASGAHTGDISAAMLADAGATHVILGHSERRQDHDEHNEDVRAKANAALEAGLTCVICVGESEAERDASNTLDIIGGQLSGSIPDGVTGHSLVVAYEPIWAIGTGRTPTLDQIGEVHDFIRMRLERRFGAGVGRSTRILYGGSVKPSNAAEIFAVSNVDGALVGGASLKAADFSAIITALEAAPTQG; encoded by the coding sequence ATGCGCAAGAAGCTCGCCGCAGGCAACTGGAAGATGAACGGCCTGAAGGCCAACCTCGCCGAGGTCACCGCACTCACCGAGGCCCATGGTGCGCCCGGCGTCGATATCCTGCTCTGCCCGCCCGCTACGCTCATTGCCCCCATGGCCGCCGCCGCCGAAGGCAGCGCGCTCGCCACCGGCGGGCAGGATTGCCACGCCGCCGCCTCAGGCGCCCACACCGGCGACATCTCCGCCGCCATGCTGGCCGATGCCGGAGCGACCCACGTGATCCTCGGCCACTCCGAACGCCGGCAGGATCACGACGAGCACAACGAAGACGTGCGTGCCAAGGCCAACGCCGCGCTGGAGGCCGGGCTCACCTGCGTCATCTGCGTGGGCGAAAGCGAGGCCGAGCGCGATGCCTCCAACACGCTCGACATCATCGGCGGCCAGCTCTCCGGCTCCATCCCCGATGGCGTGACCGGCCACAGCCTCGTCGTCGCCTACGAGCCGATCTGGGCCATCGGCACCGGCCGCACCCCCACCCTCGACCAGATCGGCGAGGTCCACGACTTCATCCGTATGCGGCTCGAGCGTCGATTCGGCGCGGGCGTAGGCCGCTCCACCCGCATCCTCTACGGCGGCTCGGTGAAACCTTCCAACGCCGCCGAAATCTTCGCCGTCAGCAACGTCGACGGCGCCCTCGTCGGCGGCGCCAGCCTGAAGGCCGCAGACTTCTCGGCCATCATCACCGCCCTCGAGGCCGCCCCCACTCAGGGCTGA
- a CDS encoding DUF2199 domain-containing protein has protein sequence MPFNAPQWFSDALTTASGDPALDRDPRWARFIDPEWRCPGCGRSSPGLTDLGFDHPDVWPHGSRHATGEHLMQAGADRLTSDLCRFKDAHFIRCILPVPIRGYDGYFCFGPWARVAREHFEAYAQSTLPPFPPFDGCDAVLANGLPGSNPRLPTACLLTTSGPSDRPALFPHDGPMRAAQQGGVSFDQLLELYATTGTNLAAHLATEEGESCGFEIAQAHAEEPPDQPV, from the coding sequence ATGCCTTTCAACGCCCCCCAATGGTTCTCCGACGCGCTCACCACCGCCTCCGGCGACCCCGCGCTCGACCGTGACCCGCGATGGGCCCGGTTCATCGATCCCGAGTGGCGCTGCCCCGGCTGCGGGCGCAGCTCGCCCGGCCTCACCGACCTTGGCTTCGATCACCCCGATGTCTGGCCCCATGGCTCCCGCCACGCCACCGGCGAGCACCTGATGCAAGCGGGCGCCGACAGGCTCACCTCCGACCTCTGCCGCTTCAAGGACGCCCATTTCATCCGCTGCATCCTGCCGGTGCCGATCCGTGGCTATGATGGTTACTTCTGCTTCGGCCCCTGGGCGCGGGTGGCGCGGGAGCATTTCGAGGCCTATGCGCAGTCCACCCTGCCGCCCTTCCCGCCCTTCGACGGCTGCGATGCGGTGCTGGCCAACGGGCTGCCCGGCTCCAACCCGCGCCTGCCCACCGCCTGCCTGCTCACCACCTCCGGCCCCTCCGACCGGCCAGCGCTCTTTCCGCATGATGGGCCGATGCGGGCGGCCCAGCAGGGCGGGGTCAGCTTCGACCAGTTGCTCGAACTCTACGCCACCACCGGCACCAACCTTGCCGCCCACCTCGCCACCGAAGAGGGGGAGAGCTGCGGCTTCGAAATCGCTCAAGCTCACGCCGAGGAACCACCCGACCAGCCCGTCTGA
- a CDS encoding SDR family NAD(P)-dependent oxidoreductase — translation MTTPEKTALITGASRGLGAALAEALAPTHHIIAVARTTGALEELDDRVRARGGAATLAPMDIGVEPAMQQLVASVAGRWGGLDLWVHAAIHAAPLGPAAHLDEKDWQKSLDTNVTATRRLIGLVEPLLLAREGRAVFFDDPRGGQKFFGHYGTTKAAQMALVRSWQAETVKTGPRVLVLEPAPMPTATRARFFPGEDRAPLTSPQDEATRLLPELLA, via the coding sequence ATGACCACGCCCGAGAAAACAGCCCTCATCACCGGCGCCTCACGCGGCCTTGGCGCCGCCCTGGCCGAGGCCCTTGCGCCGACCCATCACATCATCGCCGTGGCCCGCACCACCGGCGCGCTCGAAGAGCTCGATGACCGGGTCCGCGCCCGCGGCGGGGCGGCCACCCTCGCGCCGATGGATATCGGCGTCGAGCCGGCCATGCAGCAGCTCGTGGCCTCCGTGGCCGGGCGCTGGGGCGGGCTGGATCTCTGGGTCCATGCCGCCATCCACGCCGCCCCCCTCGGCCCGGCGGCGCACCTCGACGAGAAAGACTGGCAAAAGAGCCTCGACACCAACGTCACCGCCACCCGGCGGCTGATCGGACTGGTCGAGCCGCTGCTCCTCGCCCGCGAGGGCCGCGCTGTCTTCTTCGACGATCCGCGCGGCGGGCAAAAGTTCTTCGGCCACTACGGCACCACCAAGGCGGCGCAAATGGCGCTGGTGCGCAGCTGGCAGGCCGAAACCGTCAAGACCGGCCCACGCGTGCTGGTGCTGGAGCCCGCGCCCATGCCCACCGCCACCCGCGCCCGCTTCTTCCCCGGCGAAGACCGCGCCCCCCTGACCTCTCCGCAAGACGAGGCCACCCGCCTACTGCCCGAGCTGCTGGCCTGA
- the surE gene encoding 5'/3'-nucleotidase SurE produces the protein MRILITNDDGINAPGLAVLEEIATELAGPSGEVWVVAPAFEQSGVGHCISYTHPTMIAQLGERRFAAEGSPADCVLAGLYDVLDGARPDLVLSGVNRGNNAGENTLYSGTIGGAMEGALQGVRSIALSQFYGPDNVSLENPFEASAAHGAATVRALLEHGTWEGRDYHTFYNVNFPPCPAGDVGEMKVTTQGRRKNTNFAVEPHIAPSGRRFLWIKGGPQHERTGPGTDVEATLDNHISITPMRADLTAHDALAPLREKLG, from the coding sequence ATGCGCATTCTGATCACCAATGACGACGGCATCAACGCACCGGGGCTCGCCGTGCTCGAAGAGATCGCCACCGAGCTGGCCGGTCCCTCCGGCGAGGTCTGGGTCGTGGCGCCCGCCTTCGAGCAATCGGGCGTCGGCCATTGCATCAGCTACACCCACCCCACCATGATCGCCCAGCTCGGCGAGCGCCGCTTCGCCGCCGAGGGCAGCCCGGCCGATTGCGTCCTCGCCGGCCTCTACGATGTGCTCGACGGTGCGCGCCCCGACCTCGTGCTCTCCGGCGTGAACCGCGGCAACAACGCGGGCGAGAACACGCTCTACTCCGGCACCATCGGCGGCGCGATGGAGGGCGCGCTTCAGGGCGTCCGCTCCATCGCGCTCTCCCAGTTCTACGGCCCCGACAATGTGTCGCTCGAAAACCCGTTCGAGGCCTCCGCCGCCCATGGCGCCGCCACCGTCCGGGCCTTGTTGGAGCACGGCACATGGGAGGGCCGCGACTACCACACCTTCTACAACGTCAACTTCCCGCCCTGCCCGGCTGGGGATGTTGGCGAGATGAAGGTCACCACCCAAGGCCGCAGAAAGAATACCAATTTCGCCGTCGAGCCCCATATCGCCCCCTCCGGCCGCCGGTTCCTCTGGATCAAGGGCGGCCCCCAGCACGAGCGCACCGGCCCCGGCACCGATGTGGAGGCCACGCTCGACAACCACATCTCCATCACCCCCATGCGCGCCGACCTGACGGCCCATGACGCCCTCGCGCCGCTCCGGGAGAAGCTGGGATGA
- a CDS encoding protein-L-isoaspartate(D-aspartate) O-methyltransferase, whose amino-acid sequence MTDGSEAERKMQFLFALRSRGVTDKAVLSAMEKIDRGAFVQGLFSGRAYDDTPLPIACGQTISQPSIVGLMTQALQLTPRDKVLEVGTGSGYQAAILSLLVRRVYTVDRFRRLTRTAEELFRSLDLTNITTFTADGSHGLPEHAPFDKILVTAAAEDPPGPLLAQLRIGGIMVLPVGQSDAVQSLIRVRRTEEGLHYDELRDVRFVPLLEGLGKE is encoded by the coding sequence ATGACCGACGGCTCCGAAGCGGAACGCAAGATGCAGTTCCTCTTCGCCCTGCGCTCCCGCGGGGTGACCGACAAGGCCGTGCTCTCGGCGATGGAAAAGATCGACCGTGGCGCCTTTGTCCAGGGCCTGTTCTCGGGCCGCGCCTATGACGACACCCCCCTGCCCATCGCCTGCGGCCAGACCATCTCGCAGCCCTCCATCGTCGGCTTGATGACCCAGGCGCTGCAACTGACCCCGCGCGACAAGGTGCTCGAGGTCGGCACCGGCTCCGGCTACCAGGCCGCGATCCTCAGCCTGCTGGTCCGCCGGGTCTATACCGTCGACCGCTTCCGCCGCCTCACCCGCACCGCCGAGGAGCTCTTCCGCAGCCTCGATCTGACCAATATCACCACCTTCACCGCCGATGGCTCCCACGGCTTGCCCGAGCACGCCCCCTTCGACAAGATCCTCGTGACCGCCGCGGCCGAAGACCCGCCCGGCCCGCTCTTGGCCCAGCTTCGGATTGGCGGTATCATGGTGCTGCCCGTTGGCCAGTCGGACGCGGTGCAAAGCCTGATCCGCGTGCGCCGCACCGAAGAAGGCCTGCACTACGACGAGCTGCGCGACGTGCGTTTCGTTCCGCTCCTCGAGGGGTTGGGCAAGGAGTAG
- a CDS encoding M23 family metallopeptidase, translating into MRLTATLVASASLFALAACEDFDSDFRGFGGGFNTTSAAQKATEPRPAPDNRGILSYPGYQVAVARRGDTVSSVAARIGLPESELAARNSVPPGAPLNAGAVLLLPRRVAEPSPATGAVTTGPIRPPEQVDVAVLADNAISRAEGTITPATTPTRKPQTGQEPIRHVVKSGETAYSVSRLYGVSVKALDDWNGLDDKLTLRVGQTLLIPPEAPTRPAATTVTKPGAGTATPTPPSASTPLPKDEPAAQTRTAEAKPAPGTPDSPDLGKQATSASASSSRFASPVQGNIIRAFSAKSNGIDIGAPAGTAVKAADAGTVAAITQSTDKVPILLVRHAGGLFTVYANVDGVSVAKGDKVSKGQTIAKVRAGNPSFLHFEVRNGTKAVDPSGYLP; encoded by the coding sequence ATGCGTCTCACCGCAACTCTCGTGGCATCCGCAAGCCTGTTCGCGCTTGCCGCCTGTGAAGATTTCGATAGCGATTTCCGTGGCTTCGGCGGTGGGTTCAACACCACATCCGCCGCGCAAAAGGCCACCGAGCCGCGCCCCGCGCCCGACAACCGCGGCATCCTCTCCTACCCCGGCTATCAGGTTGCCGTCGCCCGGCGCGGAGATACCGTCAGTTCCGTCGCCGCCCGCATCGGCCTGCCCGAGAGCGAGCTTGCCGCCCGCAACTCCGTGCCGCCCGGCGCACCGCTGAACGCGGGAGCCGTCCTGCTGCTGCCGCGCCGCGTGGCCGAGCCTTCGCCCGCCACCGGCGCCGTCACCACCGGCCCGATCCGCCCACCCGAGCAGGTCGATGTCGCCGTTCTGGCCGACAATGCGATCTCCCGCGCCGAGGGCACAATCACCCCGGCCACCACGCCGACCCGCAAGCCGCAAACCGGCCAGGAGCCCATCCGCCACGTGGTGAAATCGGGTGAAACGGCCTATTCCGTCTCCCGGCTCTACGGCGTCTCGGTCAAGGCGCTCGACGATTGGAACGGGCTGGATGACAAGCTGACCCTCCGCGTCGGCCAGACCCTCCTGATCCCACCGGAGGCACCCACGCGCCCCGCTGCGACCACTGTCACCAAGCCCGGTGCCGGCACGGCCACCCCCACGCCGCCCTCGGCCTCCACGCCCCTGCCCAAGGATGAGCCCGCAGCCCAGACCCGCACGGCCGAGGCCAAGCCCGCCCCCGGCACGCCCGACAGCCCCGATCTGGGCAAGCAGGCCACCTCGGCCTCCGCCAGCTCGTCGCGCTTTGCCTCCCCGGTGCAGGGCAACATCATTCGCGCCTTCTCGGCCAAGTCCAACGGCATCGACATCGGCGCACCTGCGGGCACCGCCGTGAAAGCCGCCGATGCGGGCACCGTGGCCGCCATCACCCAAAGCACCGACAAGGTGCCGATCCTGCTGGTCCGCCACGCAGGCGGCCTCTTCACCGTCTATGCCAACGTCGATGGTGTGAGCGTGGCAAAGGGCGACAAGGTGTCCAAGGGCCAGACCATTGCCAAGGTCCGCGCGGGCAATCCGTCGTTCCTCCACTTCGAGGTCCGCAACGGCACAAAGGCGGTCGATCCCTCCGGCTACCTGCCCTGA
- a CDS encoding ATP-binding protein — protein sequence MAPPPLENPDFTSASAFLWHADPDGLEPVTQVNRVDIGLLVGIDRSRNTLVENTRQFAAGLPANNALLWGARGMGKSSLVKAVHAAVQADFPELKLIEVQREDLPSIGRLLGHLRRSDARFLLFCDDLSFSHDDEHYKSLKAVLDGGIAGRPENVVFYATSNRRHLMPRDMIENERSTAISPSEATEEKVSLSDRFGLWLGFHPCSQDEYLAMISGYCAEHGLEVDADELRAEAIEWQATRGGRSGRVAWQFFTDLAGRKGVKL from the coding sequence ATGGCCCCGCCGCCGCTGGAAAACCCCGACTTTACAAGCGCTTCTGCCTTCCTCTGGCACGCTGATCCGGACGGGCTGGAGCCGGTGACGCAGGTGAACCGGGTCGACATTGGCCTGCTGGTGGGGATCGACCGCTCGCGCAATACGCTGGTGGAGAACACCCGCCAGTTTGCCGCCGGGCTGCCTGCCAACAACGCGCTGCTCTGGGGCGCGCGCGGCATGGGAAAATCCAGCCTTGTCAAAGCGGTGCATGCCGCCGTTCAGGCGGACTTCCCCGAATTGAAGCTGATCGAAGTGCAGCGCGAAGACCTGCCCTCCATCGGGCGGCTGCTTGGGCATTTGCGCCGGTCTGACGCGCGATTCCTGCTGTTCTGCGATGACCTCTCGTTCAGCCATGACGATGAGCATTACAAATCCCTTAAGGCGGTGCTCGATGGGGGCATAGCTGGCCGGCCGGAAAACGTGGTGTTTTATGCCACTTCGAACCGCCGCCACCTGATGCCGCGCGACATGATCGAGAACGAGCGCAGCACCGCGATCAGCCCGAGTGAGGCGACCGAGGAGAAGGTCTCTCTGAGTGACCGCTTCGGGCTGTGGCTGGGCTTCCACCCCTGCAGCCAGGATGAGTATCTGGCCATGATTTCAGGCTATTGCGCCGAGCATGGGCTTGAGGTGGATGCCGATGAGTTGCGCGCCGAGGCGATTGAATGGCAAGCCACGCGCGGCGGCCGTTCGGGCCGGGTGGCGTGGCAGTTCTTCACCGATCTGGCGGGCCGGAAGGGCGTGAAACTCTAA
- the tatC gene encoding twin-arginine translocase subunit TatC translates to MTQAEDELEDSSAPLIEHLAELRTRLIRSAIAFIIAVFICFYFAGQIFDFLKQPVCDAMAERMQSCNLQMIRLQDGFFVQIRIAMLAGFALAFPVIGFQLWRFVAPGLYRSERSAFLPFMVSSPAMFLLGAAFCYYIVIPLAYDFFLGFQDFGGSVPAGETADGDQVAAGSGSVVFQGSISEYLSLTITFVMAFGICFQLPVLLTLLGKAGLVSAAGLAAVRKYAVVAILVLAGIVTPPDIFTQVILFVAVYGLYEISIFLVARVERKRTARLRAEGILDEDEEF, encoded by the coding sequence ATGACACAGGCCGAAGACGAACTTGAGGACAGCTCCGCGCCGCTGATCGAGCATCTGGCGGAATTGCGGACGCGGCTGATCCGCTCGGCGATTGCCTTCATCATCGCGGTCTTCATCTGCTTCTATTTTGCAGGCCAGATCTTCGATTTTCTTAAACAGCCGGTCTGCGACGCGATGGCGGAGCGGATGCAGAGCTGTAACCTGCAGATGATCCGCCTGCAGGACGGGTTCTTCGTGCAGATCCGCATCGCCATGCTGGCCGGTTTCGCGCTGGCCTTCCCGGTGATCGGCTTCCAGCTCTGGCGGTTCGTGGCGCCCGGCCTTTACCGCTCGGAGCGCTCGGCCTTCCTGCCGTTCATGGTGTCTTCGCCCGCGATGTTCCTGCTGGGTGCGGCCTTCTGCTATTACATCGTGATCCCGCTGGCTTACGACTTTTTCCTTGGGTTCCAAGACTTTGGCGGCAGCGTGCCGGCCGGGGAGACGGCGGATGGCGATCAGGTTGCGGCGGGCTCGGGCTCGGTTGTTTTCCAAGGTTCGATCTCGGAATACCTCTCGCTGACCATCACCTTCGTCATGGCCTTTGGCATCTGCTTCCAGCTGCCGGTGCTGCTGACACTGCTGGGCAAGGCGGGCCTCGTCAGCGCTGCCGGGCTGGCCGCGGTGCGGAAATACGCGGTGGTGGCGATCCTCGTGCTGGCGGGCATCGTGACCCCGCCCGATATCTTCACCCAAGTCATTCTGTTCGTTGCGGTTTATGGCCTCTACGAGATTTCGATCTTCCTCGTGGCGCGGGTTGAGCGGAAGCGGACGGCGCGGCTGCGGGCCGAGGGCATTCTGGACGAGGACGAAGAGTTTTGA
- the tatB gene encoding Sec-independent protein translocase protein TatB, whose protein sequence is MGWSELLLIGVVALIVVGPKDLPVMFQSLGKMTAKVKRMAREFSRAMEDAADSTGMKDVASDLNKTMNPKSMGIDKLRDAADRFDKWEPGKKEAEKKPLGPETQKLSEERAEAKRKIHDATAKAAEERKAREAAAAASEAAELSGEPEPGGGAVNGADAAATPAPKKPAAKKPATKKTAAKKPAAKKAPAKPAAKKTAAKTKPKPAPKSGASGDAGVS, encoded by the coding sequence ATGGGCTGGAGCGAGCTTCTGCTGATCGGCGTTGTGGCGCTGATCGTGGTCGGTCCGAAGGACCTTCCGGTGATGTTCCAGTCGCTCGGAAAGATGACGGCCAAGGTGAAGCGGATGGCGCGCGAGTTTTCGCGAGCCATGGAGGATGCCGCCGACAGCACCGGCATGAAAGACGTGGCCTCGGACCTCAACAAGACGATGAATCCCAAGTCGATGGGGATCGACAAGCTGCGTGACGCCGCTGACCGGTTCGACAAATGGGAGCCGGGCAAGAAGGAAGCGGAGAAAAAGCCGCTCGGGCCGGAAACCCAGAAGCTCTCGGAAGAGCGGGCGGAGGCCAAGCGCAAGATCCACGACGCCACCGCCAAGGCCGCCGAGGAGCGCAAGGCGCGGGAGGCTGCGGCTGCGGCCTCGGAGGCGGCGGAGCTTTCGGGCGAGCCGGAGCCCGGTGGAGGCGCGGTTAACGGGGCGGACGCTGCCGCAACGCCTGCGCCCAAGAAGCCCGCTGCCAAGAAGCCCGCTACAAAGAAGACGGCGGCGAAGAAACCTGCGGCAAAGAAGGCGCCTGCCAAGCCTGCCGCCAAGAAAACCGCTGCAAAAACAAAGCCCAAGCCGGCCCCCAAATCCGGCGCTTCGGGCGATGCGGGCGTGAGCTGA
- the tatA gene encoding twin-arginine translocase TatA/TatE family subunit, translated as MFITNIPPVGWLLIAVVVLVLFGRGKISSLMGEVGKGITSFKKGVSEGTKELEEADAAAARDVTPEEKDKA; from the coding sequence ATGTTCATCACCAATATCCCCCCGGTCGGCTGGCTTCTCATCGCCGTCGTGGTGCTGGTGCTCTTCGGGCGCGGCAAGATCTCTTCGCTGATGGGCGAAGTGGGCAAGGGGATCACCTCCTTCAAGAAGGGCGTTTCGGAAGGCACGAAAGAGTTGGAAGAGGCCGATGCCGCTGCCGCGCGTGACGTGACGCCGGAAGAGAAAGACAAGGCCTGA
- a CDS encoding ABC transporter ATP-binding protein, producing MAESDRLVVQNLTRRLGGREVVRDLSLQVAPGQVTCLLGPSGCGKSTTLRMIAGVDRPDAGRVLSEGRVLSDAGSFVPPEERQIGLMFQDFALFPHLTVAKNVAFGLKRGGARARVAELLERVGLSRHAEAYPHELSGGEQQRVALARALAPRPRVMLMDEPFSGLDMRLRDDIRDQTLSVLKEEGTAVLLVTHEPDEAMRMADEILLMRDGVIVQRGAPYTVYNNPADRKAAAFFSDINILRGKVEGALTETPFGSFLAPGVPDGREVEIVFRPQHLTIDFDRGGRGPNPTESHGMPARGVVQRARFMGRESLVELQMDHDGEVLKATIPSVFLPKPGTVLWLTIRRDRCFLFPLRKD from the coding sequence GTGGCGGAGAGCGACAGGCTTGTTGTGCAAAACCTCACCCGCCGGCTTGGCGGGCGAGAAGTGGTGCGCGACCTGTCGCTTCAGGTGGCGCCCGGGCAGGTGACCTGCCTGCTTGGCCCTTCGGGCTGCGGCAAATCCACTACGCTGCGCATGATCGCCGGCGTCGACCGGCCCGATGCAGGGCGGGTGCTTTCGGAGGGCAGGGTGCTCTCGGACGCAGGCAGCTTTGTGCCGCCGGAAGAGCGACAGATTGGCCTGATGTTTCAGGACTTTGCCCTGTTTCCGCACCTGACGGTGGCGAAGAACGTGGCGTTCGGCCTCAAGCGCGGCGGGGCGCGGGCGCGAGTGGCGGAGCTGCTCGAACGCGTAGGCCTCAGCCGCCATGCCGAGGCCTACCCGCACGAACTTTCGGGCGGGGAGCAACAGCGGGTGGCGCTGGCGCGTGCGCTGGCCCCGCGGCCCCGTGTGATGCTGATGGATGAGCCCTTCTCCGGCCTCGACATGCGGCTGAGAGACGATATCCGCGACCAGACGCTGAGCGTGCTAAAGGAAGAGGGCACGGCGGTTCTGCTGGTTACCCACGAGCCGGATGAGGCGATGCGGATGGCCGACGAGATCCTGCTGATGCGGGATGGCGTGATTGTGCAGAGGGGCGCGCCATACACAGTTTACAACAACCCGGCGGACCGGAAGGCGGCGGCGTTTTTCAGCGATATCAACATTCTGCGTGGCAAAGTTGAAGGGGCACTGACGGAAACGCCCTTTGGCTCCTTCCTCGCGCCCGGCGTGCCGGACGGGCGGGAAGTCGAGATCGTCTTTCGCCCACAGCACCTGACAATCGACTTTGACCGGGGCGGGCGCGGACCGAACCCGACAGAGAGCCACGGGATGCCCGCACGGGGCGTTGTGCAGCGCGCGCGCTTCATGGGGCGCGAGAGCCTTGTGGAGCTGCAGATGGACCATGACGGCGAGGTGCTGAAAGCGACGATTCCCTCGGTCTTCCTGCCCAAGCCGGGCACTGTGCTGTGGCTCACCATTCGGCGCGACAGGTGCTTTCTGTTTCCTCTTCGCAAGGATTGA